In Scatophagus argus isolate fScaArg1 chromosome 5, fScaArg1.pri, whole genome shotgun sequence, a genomic segment contains:
- the LOC124058662 gene encoding uncharacterized protein LOC124058662 produces MEGTRTSLWLFVLLNQLSFCPTDADQDLSTTQPYSYKTKDGGSSTFAVELSPTTTDRANSPDIDTNGTRGDCWIDTEMGLIAISSAGGLIVCLLVAIVVLACQVCNIQRRVYAPRTSRSNMDLVSSAGYWGTDRPEVRGLVGPCDASVMLEEVRTDSKSEEDRQAEIQDAKEETGVGLEAGATAMAFDPEEKDCFVPSSSSRDSCLEVPKDLDDMPLVV; encoded by the coding sequence ATGGAAGGCACCAGAACTTCCCTCTGGCTGTTTGTCCTGCTCAACCAACTGTCATTCTGTCCCACTGATGCAGATCAAGACCTTTCAACTACACAGCCTTATTcgtacaaaacaaaagatggtGGTAGCTCAACCTTTGCTGTGGAGCTCAGTCCAACTACCACTGACCGCGCAAACTCTCCTGATATAGACACCAATGGTACTCGTGGTGACTGCTGGATCGACACTGAGATGGGTCTGATTGCAATAAGTTCAGCAGGGGGGCTGATTGTCTGCCTGTTGGTTGCCATCGTGGTACTGGCATGCCAAGTCTGCAACATTCAGCGCCGGGTTTATGCCCCCCGAACATCCCGGTCCAACATGGACTTGGTGAGCAGTGCAGGCTACTGGGGCACTGATCGTCCAGAGGTCAGGGGACTGGTTGGACCGTGTGATGCCAGTGTCATGCTTGAGGAGGTGAGAACAGACAGCAAGAGTGAGGAAGACAGGCAGGCTGAAATACAAGATGCAAAGGAGGAGACTGGGGTAGGACTTGAAGCAGGAGCCACAGCAATGGCTTTTGATCCTGAAGAGAAGGACTGTTTTGTGCCAAGCTCCAGCTCCAGGGACTCCTGTCTGGAGGTTCCCAAGGATCTAGATGACATGCCTCTTGTTGTGTGA
- the LOC124058658 gene encoding mucin-3A: MTIDFISLIFIWLLPLTASSTVTSGQHHIFTDEMTEETGKRFTHSQLTTQETSNLNPLSEDSGENITQSISIQVNRTEEKATKPSTESSLQTTETALKTLSPNIHTEASPTYSMLLQLKSSTVAMMLVTEVRLKVPTSSTMVINSPVSHPTATSRILSMLRSSTQSQYTRQTQTFQFASDKITHPSTHPTPSTNFLSSKSTSTKPGENKYTSTSTQVQAQSQTAKQSTGMYKTSPATTKTPFIHITRAKKGQGSQEKKATSKNKMYHSKIVAGVIGGALVFMIAGFLFIYIKKRKLQTQKITSTEWAGPSPFLEGGADYGQVTKRSSNRISLTSFLPQRMSKRLSLLPETDEELQDMTPGTTFGGKHQETISGREVNENDVQESNGTAAVVSEMKQEETVENSVSASSFQTNHPLSTNNNSEVKNPSEDHSINYPTVSTAMERE, from the coding sequence ATGACCATCGATTTCATAAGCCTAATTTTCATATGGCTGCTGCCACTGACAGCAAGCAGCACAGTGACCTCTGGCCAGCATCACATCTTCACTGATGAAATGACagaagagacaggaaaaaggTTCACTCACAGCCAGCTGACAACACAGGAAACGTCCAACTTAAATCCACTCTCGGAGGATTCAGgtgaaaacatcacacagtcTATCAGCATTCAAGTGAATCGAACAGAGGAAAAAGCTACAAAACCCAGCACTGAATCATCACTGCAAACAACTGAAACAGCTTTGAAAACACTCTCACCAAATATTCATACAGAAGCATCTCCTACATATTCAATGTTACTGCAATTAAAAAGCTCAACAGTAGCCATGATGCTCGTGACAGAAGTACGACTAAAAGTCCCAACATCATCAACAATGGTGATAAACAGTCCAGTCAGCCATCCAACTGCAACGTCAAGGATACTTTCAATGTTAAGGAGCTCCACTCAAAGCCAATacacaagacagacacagactttCCAATTTGCCAGCGATAAAATTACTCATCCTTCCACACATCCAACACCATCTACAAACTTTCTCTCTTCTAAAAGCACATCTACCAAGCCTGGTGAAAACAAGTAcacaagtacaagtacacaaGTACAAGCCCAGTCACAGACTGCTAAGCAGTCCACTGGTATGTACAAAACTTCACCAGCCACAACAAAGACACCATTCATCCATATTACCAGGGCAAAAAAAGGGCAAGgttctcaagaaaaaaaagccacgtcaaaaaacaaaatgtaccaCAGTAAAATAGTGGCAGGAGTAATAGGTGGAGCTCTGGTATTTATGATAGCAGGATTCCTGTTCATCTACATAAAGAAACGAAAGCTTCAGACGCAGAAGATAACGTCTACAGAGTGGGCAGGTCCATCACCATTTCTAGAGGGCGGAGCTGATTATGGCCAAGTAACAAAGAGATCATCTAACCGGATTTCCCTCACCAGCTTCCTGCCTCAGAGGATGTCCAAAAGGTTGTCATTGCTCccagagacagatgaggagtTACAAGACATGACACCAGGCACAACATTTGGCGGTAAACATCAAGAGACTATATCTGGTCGAGAGGTGAACGAAAATGATGTACAAGAAAGCAATGGGACTGCTGCAGTTgtttcagaaatgaaacaagaagAGACTGTTGAAAATTCTGTCTCAGCATCCTCTTTCCAAACTAATCATCCACTGTCCACAAATAACAATTCTGAGGTTAAAAACCCCAGTGAAGACCATTCGATAAATTACCCTACTGTATCTACAGCTATGGAAAGGGAATGA